A stretch of the Notamacropus eugenii isolate mMacEug1 chromosome 2, mMacEug1.pri_v2, whole genome shotgun sequence genome encodes the following:
- the LOC140522685 gene encoding large ribosomal subunit protein uL23-like — MALKAKKEAVVPLKTEAKSKALKVKKVVLKGVHSHKKKEEEHPPPSVFIVDVKANKHQIKQAVKKLYGINMANINILIQPDGEKKAYIQFAPDYDASNVANKIGII, encoded by the exons ATGGCACTGAAGGCAAAGAAGGAAGCTGTTGTCCCCCTcaagacagaagccaagtccaAGGCCTTGAAGGTCAAGAAGGTGGTGCTGAAGGGTGTCCAtagccacaaaaaaaaagaagaagaacatCCTCCACCTTCTG TCTTCATTGTGGACGTCAAGGCCAACAAGCATCAGATCAAGCAGGCAGTAAAGAAGCTATATGGCATCAACATGGCCAATATCAACATATTGATCCAGCCcgatggagagaagaaagcctaCATCCAGTTTGCTCCAGACTATGATGCTTCGAATGTTgccaacaaaattggaatcatctAA